One Ignavibacteria bacterium DNA window includes the following coding sequences:
- the mnmE gene encoding tRNA uridine-5-carboxymethylaminomethyl(34) synthesis GTPase MnmE: MYSLEDTIAAIATPLGEGGLAVLRVSGKNAITSVEKFFDGKQKLSLAKTHTAHFGNFTDGKGNVIDEVVTTIFLSAKSYTGENVVEISCHGSIFVARKILEILLTNKIRLAEPGEFTKRAFLNGKIDLPQAEAVADLIKANSEIAQKCSFSQIKGELSSQTKKIGGKILDLCSMLELELDFVEEDYQFATKEKIVSELNFLIGKIENLLASYKIGRFYRDGVNVVISGIPNVGKSSLLNALLQENKAIVTEIPGTTRDVVEGELLLDGILFRFFDTAGIRETKNIIEEEGIRRSYEKMAAADLTLIVNDSTDATNDCSDVSKINIPNITHQRQFAKSAENSLPWISCMTADGIIRDTAKLSDFNFETKKQITVFNKVDLLSDERQNKLRTEIEHTNLDYVFVSAKTHLGIIELQKKILELTVYENGEIANVSVLTNTRHKELFGKIQECIKNALNGVSEEKTTELIVLDLRSALNFIGEITGEVTTEEILNNIFSKFCIGK, translated from the coding sequence ATGTATTCGTTAGAAGATACAATCGCCGCAATTGCAACTCCGCTTGGCGAAGGAGGATTAGCCGTTCTTCGTGTAAGTGGAAAAAATGCAATTACTTCCGTGGAAAAATTTTTCGATGGAAAACAAAAGCTTTCCCTAGCGAAAACACATACTGCTCATTTTGGTAACTTTACCGATGGAAAAGGAAATGTTATTGACGAAGTTGTAACTACAATTTTTCTTTCCGCAAAATCTTACACGGGGGAAAACGTAGTAGAAATATCTTGCCACGGAAGCATTTTTGTGGCAAGAAAAATTTTAGAAATTTTGCTCACAAACAAGATTCGGCTTGCAGAACCAGGAGAATTTACCAAAAGAGCATTCTTAAATGGCAAGATTGACTTGCCACAAGCAGAGGCGGTTGCGGATTTAATAAAGGCAAATTCTGAGATTGCACAAAAATGTTCATTTTCGCAAATCAAAGGGGAATTATCAAGCCAAACAAAAAAAATTGGTGGCAAGATATTAGATTTATGCAGTATGCTGGAACTAGAACTTGATTTCGTTGAAGAAGATTATCAGTTTGCCACAAAGGAAAAAATAGTATCAGAATTAAATTTTTTGATTGGCAAAATAGAAAATTTGCTTGCCTCATATAAAATTGGCAGATTTTATAGAGATGGAGTAAACGTTGTAATTTCAGGAATACCGAATGTTGGCAAGTCGAGTTTGCTCAACGCCTTGCTCCAAGAAAACAAGGCAATTGTTACGGAAATTCCTGGCACGACAAGAGATGTTGTAGAAGGTGAATTACTTCTTGATGGCATTCTCTTTCGCTTCTTTGATACTGCTGGAATTAGAGAAACGAAAAACATCATTGAAGAAGAAGGAATTCGAAGAAGTTATGAGAAAATGGCGGCGGCGGATTTAACATTAATTGTGAATGATTCTACCGACGCGACAAATGATTGTAGTGATGTTTCAAAAATCAACATACCTAATATTACTCATCAACGGCAATTTGCAAAATCTGCGGAAAACAGTCTCCCGTGGATTTCGTGCATGACCGCAGATGGAATTATTCGAGATACTGCAAAATTATCTGATTTTAATTTTGAAACAAAAAAGCAAATAACTGTTTTCAATAAAGTAGATTTGTTATCAGATGAGCGGCAAAATAAACTTCGCACAGAAATAGAACACACAAACTTAGATTACGTTTTTGTATCAGCAAAAACACATTTAGGAATTATCGAACTACAAAAAAAAATTCTCGAACTTACAGTTTATGAAAATGGAGAAATTGCAAACGTTTCTGTGCTTACCAATACTCGCCATAAAGAACTTTTCGGGAAAATACAAGAGTGCATCAAGAACGCGCTGAATGGAGTTTCTGAAGAGAAAACGACAGAGTTGATTGTCCTTGATTTACGAAGCGCACTTAACTTCATTGGCGAAATTACAGGCGAAGTTACAACCGAAGAAATTCTGAATAACATATTTTCAAAATTTTGTATTGGAAAATAG